Proteins from one Nyctibius grandis isolate bNycGra1 chromosome 2, bNycGra1.pri, whole genome shotgun sequence genomic window:
- the OTC gene encoding ornithine transcarbamylase, mitochondrial gives MLFNVRNFFSTAKLTGTSKQLLRQFWCGPPAQMHVHLKGRDLLTLQNYTADELKYLLWMASDLKQRIKHKGEYLPLMQGKSLAMIFEKRSTRTRLSAETGFALLGGHPSFLTTQDIHLGTNESLTDTARVLSSMTNAIVARVYKHNDLDLMTKEATIPIINGLSDLYHPLQILADYLTLQEHYGRLNGLTVAWIGDGNNVLHSIMMSAAKLGMHLRIATPKGFEPDLGITKITEQYSEEYGTKLLLTTDPLEAADGANVLVTDTWISMGQEEEKKERLKAFQGYQITMQTAKSAASNWTFLHCLPRKPEEVDDEVFYSAQSLVFQEAENRKWTIMAVMVSLLTDYSPQLQKPTF, from the exons ATGCTGTTTAACGTGAGGAACTTCTTCAGTACTGCAAAACTAACAGGGACCAGCAAGCAGCTGCTGCGACAGTTCTG GTGTGGGCCACCAGCTCAAATGCATGTTCATCTGAAAGGTCGTGACCTCCTTACTCTACAGAACTACACAGCAGATGAGCTGAAGTATTTGCTGTGGATGGCCTCAGATTTGAAACAAAGGATAAAGCACAAAGGAGAG TATTTGCCTTTGATGCAAGGAAAATCTTTGGCCATGATTTTTGAGAAGAGAAGTACAAGAACAAGATTATCTGCAGAAACAG GATTTGCTCTCCTTGGAGGacatccttccttccttacAACACAAGACATACATCTGGGCACTAATGAGAGTCTCACAGATACAGCAAG GGTGCTGTCCAGCATGACAAATGCAATCGTGGCTCGAGTTTATAAGCATAATGATCTGGACCTAATGACGAAAGAAGCCACGATCCCAATAATCAATGGATTGTCCGATTTATACCATCCTCTCCAGATTTTAGCTGATTACCTAACTCTTCAG GAGCACTATGGCAGGCTGAATGGACTCACTGTTGCCTGGATTGGGGATGGAAACAACGTCCTTCACTCCATCATGATGAGTGCTGCAAAGCTGGGAATGCACCTGCGTATTGCAACTCCCAAG GGCTTTGAACCAGACCTCGGAATAACTAAAATAACTGAACAGTACTCCGAAGAG TATGGTACCAAGTTACTTCTCACAACAGATCCTTTGGAAGCTGCAGACGGTGCCAATGTCTTAGTTACAGATACATGGATAAGTATGGgacaagaagaggaaaagaaagaaagactaAAGGCATTTCAAGGTTATCAGATTACAATGCAG ACTGCAAAATCTGCTGCTTCCAACTGGACTTTTTTACATTGTTTACCCAGAAAACCTGAAGAAGTTGATGATGAAGTATTTTATTCTGCACAGTCATTGGTGTTCCAGGAggctgaaaacaggaaatggACAATTATg GCTGTCATGGTTTCCCTGCTGACAGATTACTCACCGCAGCTACAAAAGCCTACATTTTGA